Proteins co-encoded in one Chitinophagales bacterium genomic window:
- a CDS encoding IPTL-CTERM sorting domain-containing protein codes for MPKSFTILFNCLRHFVPVFLLVFSLSSLAQTQIVPDAGTTTTIYPSTGDSVHDASDGMNGGPGGDCSSTIEGPLGNYPNCGCITVTTYCAPPGQQISINFTEFRVFGNFDWLAIFDGAAPVTASNSSGSSTNPTSTDPELYNSSVEGEELSLMVGSTGTLFTSTNGCLTLASRFSTVVNTCGWSADVQLTDSTPPVPTLSEWGLLILALLLMTVGTLVLVQPKKNLNI; via the coding sequence ATGCCCAAATCTTTTACCATTTTATTCAACTGTTTAAGACACTTTGTCCCCGTTTTCCTACTTGTATTTTCACTCTCTTCTTTAGCTCAGACTCAGATTGTTCCTGATGCAGGTACAACAACAACTATCTATCCATCAACTGGCGACAGCGTTCACGATGCCTCTGATGGAATGAATGGAGGGCCTGGAGGTGACTGTAGTTCGACTATTGAAGGGCCTTTGGGGAATTACCCAAATTGTGGCTGCATCACTGTCACCACCTATTGTGCTCCTCCTGGGCAGCAAATTTCAATCAACTTTACTGAATTTAGAGTTTTTGGTAATTTTGATTGGTTGGCCATTTTTGATGGGGCTGCACCAGTTACTGCTAGTAATTCAAGTGGAAGTTCAACCAACCCCACATCAACAGACCCTGAACTTTATAACTCGAGTGTTGAGGGTGAGGAGCTATCGTTAATGGTAGGGAGCACAGGCACTCTATTCACCTCTACAAATGGATGTCTTACCCTTGCTTCAAGGTTTAGTACTGTAGTGAATACTTGTGGCTGGTCAGCAGATGTGCAGCTTACAGATTCAACCCCTCCTGTCCCCACCCTTTCCGAATGGGGCTTGCTTATTTTGGCTTTGTTGCTGATGACAGTAGGTACATTGGTCTTGGTACAACCGAAAAAGAATCTCAATATTTGA